The Gemmatimonadota bacterium genome window below encodes:
- a CDS encoding type I restriction endonuclease subunit R, translating to MTPTSSSFTESELEAAALEWLEGLGWKVAHGPDIAPHADGAERADYTEVVLEHRLRDALDRLNPDLPAEALDDACRKIMRPEGSTLEARNRAFHRLFVEGVTVEYRSARGTVRGAQVSVLDNENPTNNDWLAVNQFTVVEGEYERRPDVVLFVNGLPLGLIELKNPADEKATVWTAWNQIQTYKAELTDLFAFNAVLVASDGVDARLGTLTAGREWFKPWRTITGETLAGPHLPQLQVMLEGMCQRGRFLSLVRDFIAFEDDGSGKPAKKMAGYHQFHAVETAVRESLRAAALRREADRVAERGGRYESGKKPGGAPGDRRIGVVWHTQGSGKSLTMAFYAGRIAREPAMENPTIVVLTDRNDLDDQLFGTFSRCKDLLRQQPTQAGSRADLRARLAVESGGVVFTTIQKFFPEVKGDRMPELSRRRNIVVIADEAHRSQYDFIDGYARHMRDALPNASFIGFTGTPIELEDANTRAVFGDYISVYDIERAVEDHATVPIYYESRLAKLALDETARPMIDPDFEEATEGEEVERKEKLKTKWAQLEAVVGAPHRLKFVARDIVSHFDRRLAAIEGKAMVVCMSRRICIDLYRELTRLRPEWHHEDDATGEIKVVMTGSASDPPDWQPLIRNKKRRELLATRFRDPGDPLRVVLVRDMWLTGFDAPSLHTMYVDKPMRGHGLMQAIARVNRVFRDKPGGLVVDYLGLAHELKRALATYTESGGTGRTTLDQSEAVAVMLEKYEVCRNLFHGFACSGWIDGTPSERVSLLPAAQEHILAQRDGKERCLRAVRELSQAFALAVPHEEAMRVRDDVAFFQAVRSVLAKRAAGEARTEEELDMAIRQIVSRAVASEGVVDIFAAAGLEKPDVSILSEEFLAEVRGMKRRNLAVELLRKLLKGELAVRRRRNVVQARSFAEMLDQTVRRYENRAVEAAQVIEELTQLARDMREANARGEALGLCEDELAFYDALETNDSAVQVLGDETLRDIARELIETVRNNVKIDWTLRENVRANLRRLVKRILRKHGYPPDKREKATRTVLEQAEALSANWTV from the coding sequence GTGACACCCACCTCGTCTTCCTTCACCGAGTCGGAGCTCGAAGCCGCCGCGCTCGAATGGCTTGAAGGCCTCGGCTGGAAGGTAGCCCACGGTCCCGACATCGCCCCGCATGCGGACGGGGCGGAACGGGCGGACTACACCGAAGTCGTTCTGGAACACCGGCTGCGCGACGCCTTGGACCGGTTGAACCCCGACCTACCCGCCGAGGCACTGGACGACGCCTGCCGCAAGATAATGCGCCCCGAAGGCTCCACGCTGGAGGCCCGCAACCGTGCATTCCACCGTCTGTTCGTGGAGGGCGTAACGGTCGAGTACCGGTCCGCCAGGGGTACCGTGCGCGGCGCGCAGGTCTCGGTTCTCGACAACGAGAACCCTACCAACAACGATTGGCTGGCGGTCAACCAGTTCACCGTCGTCGAGGGCGAGTACGAGCGGCGACCGGACGTCGTGCTGTTCGTCAACGGACTTCCGCTGGGCCTGATTGAACTCAAGAATCCGGCGGACGAGAAGGCCACGGTGTGGACGGCCTGGAATCAGATCCAGACCTACAAGGCCGAACTCACGGACCTGTTCGCCTTCAACGCGGTGCTCGTCGCTTCGGACGGGGTCGACGCCCGTCTGGGCACCCTAACCGCCGGGCGCGAGTGGTTCAAACCGTGGCGCACGATCACGGGCGAGACGCTGGCCGGGCCGCATCTGCCCCAGCTGCAGGTGATGCTCGAAGGGATGTGCCAGCGCGGGCGGTTCCTGTCGTTGGTCCGGGACTTCATCGCGTTCGAGGATGACGGCAGCGGCAAGCCGGCCAAGAAGATGGCCGGATATCACCAGTTCCATGCGGTGGAGACGGCGGTACGGGAATCCCTGCGCGCAGCCGCGCTCAGGCGGGAAGCGGATCGGGTCGCCGAGCGGGGAGGTCGGTATGAGTCGGGCAAGAAGCCCGGAGGCGCGCCGGGCGACCGGCGCATCGGAGTCGTCTGGCACACCCAGGGCTCGGGCAAGAGCCTGACCATGGCCTTCTACGCCGGACGGATCGCTCGCGAGCCGGCGATGGAGAACCCGACCATCGTCGTGCTGACGGACCGAAACGACCTCGACGACCAGCTCTTCGGGACGTTCTCTCGCTGCAAGGACCTGCTGCGGCAGCAGCCGACCCAGGCCGGGAGCCGTGCCGACCTGCGTGCCAGGTTGGCGGTCGAGTCGGGCGGCGTGGTCTTCACCACCATCCAGAAGTTCTTCCCCGAAGTGAAGGGCGACCGGATGCCCGAGTTGTCGAGGCGCCGCAACATCGTGGTGATCGCCGACGAGGCGCACCGTAGCCAGTACGACTTCATCGACGGCTACGCGCGCCATATGCGCGACGCGCTTCCCAACGCCTCGTTCATCGGCTTCACCGGCACGCCCATCGAGCTCGAGGACGCCAACACGCGGGCGGTGTTCGGCGACTACATCAGCGTCTACGACATCGAGCGGGCCGTCGAGGACCATGCCACCGTGCCAATCTATTACGAGAGCCGCTTGGCGAAGCTGGCTCTGGACGAGACAGCGCGGCCGATGATCGATCCCGATTTCGAGGAGGCGACCGAGGGCGAGGAGGTCGAGCGCAAGGAGAAGCTCAAGACCAAGTGGGCTCAGCTCGAAGCGGTCGTCGGAGCCCCGCACCGCCTCAAGTTCGTCGCCCGGGACATCGTTTCGCACTTCGACCGGCGGCTCGCAGCCATCGAAGGCAAGGCGATGGTCGTCTGCATGAGTCGCCGTATCTGCATCGACCTCTACCGTGAGTTGACTCGCCTGCGCCCCGAGTGGCACCACGAGGACGACGCCACGGGCGAGATCAAGGTCGTGATGACCGGCAGCGCATCGGACCCTCCCGACTGGCAGCCGCTCATCCGCAACAAGAAGCGCCGCGAGCTTCTGGCGACGCGGTTCCGCGATCCCGGCGATCCCCTTCGGGTGGTGCTTGTGCGGGACATGTGGCTGACCGGCTTCGACGCCCCGAGCCTGCACACCATGTACGTGGACAAGCCGATGCGCGGCCACGGGCTCATGCAAGCCATCGCACGGGTGAACCGTGTGTTCCGGGACAAGCCGGGCGGCCTCGTGGTGGACTACCTCGGGCTCGCCCACGAACTCAAGCGCGCGCTCGCGACCTACACCGAGAGCGGCGGCACTGGCAGAACCACGCTGGATCAGTCCGAGGCGGTCGCCGTGATGTTGGAGAAATACGAGGTATGCCGGAACCTGTTCCACGGCTTCGCCTGTTCCGGGTGGATCGACGGGACCCCATCGGAACGCGTGAGCCTGCTGCCGGCAGCCCAGGAACACATCCTCGCGCAGAGGGACGGCAAGGAGCGCTGTTTGCGGGCGGTGCGCGAACTATCACAGGCGTTCGCGCTCGCCGTGCCGCACGAGGAAGCGATGCGAGTCCGGGACGACGTGGCGTTTTTCCAAGCCGTCCGGTCGGTGCTGGCCAAGCGTGCCGCAGGGGAGGCGCGTACCGAGGAAGAGCTTGACATGGCCATCCGCCAGATCGTCTCGCGGGCCGTGGCCTCGGAAGGCGTCGTCGATATCTTCGCTGCGGCGGGCCTTGAGAAGCCCGACGTGTCGATCCTCTCCGAGGAGTTCCTGGCCGAAGTGCGGGGCATGAAGCGGCGCAACCTCGCGGTCGAATTGCTGCGTAAGCTGCTCAAGGGAGAACTGGCGGTTCGCAGGCGACGAAACGTCGTCCAGGCGCGGTCCTTCGCCGAGATGCTCGACCAGACCGTCCGCCGATACGAGAACCGGGCCGTCGAGGCCGCGCAGGTCATCGAGGAGTTGACTCAGCTGGCCCGCGACATG